The Mesorhizobium sp. B1-1-8 genome contains a region encoding:
- a CDS encoding TIGR02186 family protein gives MAGLRTFAATASISLLFALSPATAQTPPPAESVQIGLSTDAISITAGFSGADLTIFGSLENPDPLVARQGRYDVIVVLEGPPRPVVVRRKDRVLGVWINLESETFENVPVSYSVATTRPLQDITEPAKYKQLSLGAQNLYMKPADATDGPATIEEFTAALRDRKAATGLYSENVGGVQFLSQNLFRATVRLAPNIPVGTHKARAFLFKSGLFIKESSAQLEIRKSGFEQSVFRVAHDYSFLYGVFAISLAMLTGWLGRLVFRKD, from the coding sequence ATGGCGGGCTTGAGAACGTTCGCAGCCACGGCCTCGATCTCTCTGCTCTTTGCCCTGTCGCCGGCGACGGCGCAAACGCCGCCGCCTGCCGAAAGCGTCCAGATCGGCCTGTCGACCGACGCCATATCTATCACGGCCGGTTTCTCCGGCGCCGACCTCACCATCTTCGGATCGCTGGAAAACCCCGATCCGCTGGTGGCGCGCCAGGGGCGCTATGACGTCATCGTGGTGCTCGAAGGGCCGCCGCGGCCGGTGGTCGTGCGGCGCAAGGACAGGGTGCTGGGCGTTTGGATCAACCTTGAATCCGAAACCTTCGAGAACGTTCCGGTTTCCTATTCTGTCGCAACGACGCGGCCGCTGCAGGACATCACCGAGCCCGCCAAGTACAAGCAGCTGTCGCTCGGGGCCCAGAACCTCTACATGAAGCCAGCCGACGCAACCGACGGCCCGGCGACGATCGAGGAATTCACCGCGGCGCTTCGCGACCGCAAGGCGGCGACCGGGCTCTACAGCGAAAATGTCGGCGGCGTACAATTCCTGTCGCAGAACCTGTTCCGCGCTACTGTCCGGCTGGCGCCCAACATTCCGGTCGGCACCCATAAAGCCCGCGCGTTCCTGTTCAAGAGCGGCCTGTTCATCAAGGAAAGCTCAGCCCAGCTCGAAATCCGCAAATCCGGTTTCGAACAGTCGGTCTTCCGCGTCGCGCACGACTATTCCTTCCTCTACGGCGTCTTCGCCATATCGCTGGCCATGCTGACCGGCTGGCTCGGACGCCTCGTCTTCCGCAAGGATTGA